The Pseudomonas sp. FP2309 genomic sequence GCGACGTTGAACTGCCCGAAGCCCAGGCGCATTACATCAGCCGCGTCCTGCGCATGGTCGAAGGCGACGCCGTGCAACTGTTCGACGGCTCCGGCCAGGAGTTTCGCGGCACATTGTTGGAGGTCGGTAAAAAACGCGTCAGTGTGCAACTGACGGAACACTTCGCGGGCCAGAGTGAATCGCCGCTGCACATCCACCTCGGCCAGGGCCTGTCCCGGGGCGAGCGCATGGATTGGGCGATTCAGAAAGCCACGGAGCTGGGGGTCAACGCGATCACGCCGATTTTCAGCGAGCGCTGCGAAGTGCGCCTCAAGGACGAGCGCGCCGACAAACGCCTGCTGCACTGGCGCCAGGTGGCGATCAGTGCCTGCGAGCAATGCGGACGCTCCACCGTTCCGGTGATTCACCCACCGCTGTTGCTGGCGGACTGGCTCAAGCACGCCGAGGCGGACCTCAAGCTGGTGCTGCACCCGGTCGCCGAGCCGATGGTCAGCCATGCCAAGCCGTCGAGCCTGGCGTTCCTGATCGGGCCGGAAGGCGGGCTGACCGACGCTGAAGTCGACGCCGCCACGGATGCAGGCTTCCACGCCGCGCGCCTGGGCCCGCGCGTGTTACGCACCGAGACCGCGCCCGTAGTCGCATTGGCCGTCGCCCAACAGCTGTGGGGCGACTTCTAACCCCCGTTGCAAACTCAATCAAAAATGGCTTGGGTTATCACTCCACTGGGTCACTGACCGGCTTGGCGATAATCGCCTTCAACTCGCGGGTCATCGGGAACTCCAGGTTCAAGCCCTTGGGCGGAATCGGCTGCTCAAACCAGCGCTGGTAAATCCCGTTGATCTCGCCGCTGCGGTACAAGTCGCCCAAGGTGTCATTGACCACCGCGAGAAACTGCGGGTCGTCCTTGCGCACCATGCAGCTGTAGATCTCCCGCGATTGCTCCTCGCCCACCACGACCCAATGGTGCGGATCCTTGGCCTTGGCGCGCTCACCGTAAAGCAATGCGTCATCCATGTAGAACGCAACCGCGCGGCCGGTCTCAAGCATCTTGAACGCTTCACCGTGGTCCTTGGCGCTGATCACGAACATATTGGCCTTGTGCTCGGCGTTATAACTTTTGAGGAAGCGCTCGTTCGTGGTGCCGGCGGTGGTCACCACGTTCTTGCCCGCCAGGTCGGTGAAGCCCTTGATGCCGCTGTCCCTGGCCGTCAGCAACTGGCCCTTTACGTAAATAAACCCGTAGGAAAACGCCACCTGTTTCTGCCGCTCGGCCGTCACCCCCGTGGAGCCGCATTCCAGATCAACGGTGCCGTTCTGCACCAGCGGGATACGGGTCTGGGAAGTCACCAGGTTGTACTTCACCTGAAGATCGGCCAGGCCGATTTTCTGCTGGATACGCTCGACAATCTTGCCCGCCAGGTCCACCGAATAGCCCATGGGTTTGCCGCTGCTGTCCCCTACGTAGGAAAACGGCACCGAGGCATCGCGATACCCCAAGGTGATGGCCTTGGCGTTAGCGATTTTGCTCAGCGTACCGTCCAGGGCCGGTTCATTGGCGTAGGCCTGTGCGCCCAACAAAAGCCCGAGGGTGCAGCCGGTCAACAGGATCTTTTTCATTGTTATGCTCCGTTGGTCTGTGAAGTTATTTACGGGCGGCAATCACGCTGATTTCCACCAGCACACTCGGCCGCGCCAGTTGTGCCTGCACGGCAGTGCGGGTGGGCGCCTGCCCCGGCGACAGCCAGGCGCACCACACCTCGTTCATCGGTGCGAAGCCGCTGTCGATGTCTTTGAGGTAGAGGGTCGCGTTGAGCAAATGATCTTTGTCGCTGCCCGCCTGGGCCAGCAGCGCGTCGATCTTGTCCAGCACCTCGCGGGTTTGTGTCGCCACGTCCTGGCCGGCGTCCGGCACTTGGCCCGACACAAACACCAGGTCCTTGAAGGTCACGGCGCCACTGAGACGCTCGTTGCTGCGGATTCGGTTGATGCTCATGGGTACATCCCTTATGCGGCGCGGGGCGACAGGCCCTGCATATCGATGGAAGGCGTGCGCTGGTCGATCAATTCGGCCAGCAATTGGCCGCTGCCGCACGCGAGGGTAAAGCCCAATGCGCCGTGGCCCAGGTTCAGCCAAAGGTTGCGATAGACGCTGGCACCAATCAGCGGCACTCCGGTCGGGGTGGCAGGCCGCATGCCGGCCCATTCCACCGCGTGGGCGTAGTCGCCGGCCGCAGGAAATGTCTCGACCGCCTGACGCTTGATCAGCGCCAGGCGCTTGGGCTCAAGGCCGGCATCGAAGCCGACGATATCCACCATGGCCGCGACCCGCAGTTGCTCGCCGATCCGCGCGTAGACGACCTTGCGCTCGTAATCGGTGATGCTTACGTTCGGGGCCTGGTGCTGCGCGCCAATCGGCACGCTCAGGCTGTAGCCCTTGAGCGGGTACAGTGGCAGCGCCAGGCCCGGCAGCCCCAACTCGGCGCTGCGATGCCCGGCTGCCAGCACCAGTCGTTGCACCGGCATCACGTCGTTACCCAGTTCGATGGCGTGCACCACCCCGTTCGCGTGGCGAATTGCGGTCACCTTGCGCCCCAGCAAAAAGGTACAGCGCCCCGAGGCGGCGAGCCGGGCCGCCAACTGCTGGCAGAACCCATGACAATCGGCCACCTCCTCGCTCGGCGTATGGATACCGCCGACAAAACCACCGCCCGCCAACGCCGGCTCCAGGCCCGCGCATTCGGCGGCCGACAGCACCTGCTGGTGCCGGTTATCGATGACCTTGCCGCGCGCCTGGTCGAAGCGAGCGGCCGTGCGAAACATCACCAACTTGCCATTGCGCCGCCAGTCGAAGCCGTCCAGGCGATCGTCCTCGCGCCATTGCTGCAAGGTGCTCTGGCTCAGCGTCGCCAGGCGCAGCAGGTGGGCGGCATTGCGGGTGTTCACCGAGTGACGGCAAGCGCCGAGAAAGGCCGCCATCCAACGCCACTGCTGGGGGTCAAGGCGCGGGCGCAGTTTGAGTGGAGAATCGCCGCGCAGCAGCCAGCCAAGCGCTTGCAGTGGCACGCCGGCATCCGCCAACGGTGCAACATAGCGGTAAGACAATTGCCCACCGTTGGCGAAACTGGTTTCGCTGCCAAGGCTGTCGCGGGCGTCGATCACGGTCACGTCATGGCCTGCGCGTACCAACGCGTAAGCACTGGCCAAACCGATCACCCCGCCGCCAATGATGCACACCATCCCTGCCACCCACCGTTGAATCAAGAGGCCTCAAGCGTAGGCGCAGGTGACAGGCCGCCGACAATGAATAAAGATGAGCCACCCATAAACAAAGGTTATGGACCTGCCATGCGCCTGCGTCATATCGAGATCTTCCAAGCCATCCGCCAGACCGGCTCCGTCAGCGCCGCCGCGCAGTTGCTGCATGTGTCGCAACCGGCAGTGACCAAGGTGCTGCAACACGCCGAGTTGCAGCTGGGGTTCCCGCTGTTTCTGCGGGTGCGCGGCAAATTGCAGCCCACGCCGGAAGCCCTGGCGCTGGAAAGCGAAGTCGAGAAAGTCACCGCGAGCCTGCAGGGCGTGCGGCGCCTGGCCAAGAGTTTGCGGCGTGCGCCGGGGCACAGTGTACGCATTGGCGCGATCCCGGCATTGGCCCTGTCTTTGCTGCCTCCGACGATCCTGGCGTGGAAACGCGATTACCCGGACATCGCCTGCGAGCTGTCCAGCGACCACAGCCGCGAACTGGTGCAAAAGCTATTGATGCGCGAGATCGACCTGGCGCTGACACTCAACTTCTCCGGCCACCCAGGGCTGACCACCCAAGTGCTGGCCAATGGTGTGCTGGTGGCGCTGGCGTCGAAGGGCTATTGGCCGAATGCCGACCTGCATCGGCCGCTGCCATTGGCCGACCTGGCCGGCGCGCCGTTGATCGGCCTGTCCAGCGCCGACCCGTTGGCGGCGAGGCTCGACAGTTACCTGGAAAGTGTCGAGCCCGCACCGCGGGTGACGATCTCGGTGCAAACCTACTCACTGGCCCGTGCGATGGTGGAATCCGGCGCGGGGTTAACCGTGATCGACCCCTTCACCGCCTTGGGCGCCTCGACGGCCACCACCTGCATCCGTCCACTCAGCCCGCCGCTGCCCATCACGCTGTACGCACTGACCCGCGCCAATGAGCCGCCACCGCATATGCTGGCCAAGCTGCTGGAGATGTTTGGCGACCGCGCCCGCGAATGGCTGGAGCGCCTGTAAGACCGCGCAGGTCAGGTCACAGCACGTAATGCATGATCGCCACGAAATGCAGCAGGCTGCCGCCGATCACGAACAAGTGCCAGATCCCATGGGAATGGCGCAGGCGATCCTCCAGGGCAAAAAAGATAATGCCCACCGTGTACAACACCCCGCCCGCGGCCAGCCAGGTAAACCCGGCCGTGCCCAGTGCGGCCAGCAGCGGCTTGACCGCCACCAGCACGATCCAGCCCATCACCGCGTAGATCACGATCGACAGGATGCGCGCCTCGGAGCGCGGCTTGATCTCCTGCAGAATGCCGATCACCGCCAGACCCCACACGATGCCGAACAGCGTCCAGCCCCACGGGCCGCGAAGGGTTACCAGGCAAAACGGCGTGTAGCTGCCGGCGATCAACAGGTAGATCGAAAAGTGATCGACCTTCTGCATGATCTGTTTACGCCGCCCGCGCACGCTGTGGTACACGGTCGACGCGCTGTACAACACCATCAGGGTAAAGCCATAAATCGCCACGCTGACGATCTTCCAGGGGCTGCCATCCAGACTCGCCACCACCAACATCCACACGACGCCAATACACGCCGCGACTGCACCGAGCAAATGGCTCCAGGCGTTGAAGCGTTCCCCGTGATACATCTGTCATTGACCTCCTGTAACCGTTAGCCGCTGGCGGCAAGCCTCCCGCCTTGCGCATCAGAGTGCAAGCCTCGTATGACGTTCCGGCGACGCGGCGCGGTTTTGCGGGCACAATCGAGCGCATTCGAACAAGAGCCCACGGCCATGCTGATCGACGAAGAATTCACCCTCAAAAAACTCGAAATCTTCCTGGCGTTCATGCGCACCGGCAACCTCGCCCGCGCCGCCGCCGAACTGCAAACCAGCAACGTCAGCGTGCACCGCGCCATTCATTCGCTGGAAAACGCCCTGCGCTGCCCCCTGTTCAAACATGAAGGGCGCAACCTCACGCCGCTGGAAAGCGCCTACGTACTTGAAGAACGCGCGCAGAAACTGGTGGCCGATGTGGTCGACAGCGTACGTCTGACCCGCGAAGCCGCAGGGTTTTCGGCCGAGCGCTTCAAGCTGGGCTCGCTGTATTCGCTGACGGTAAAGACCGTACCGCAGCTGATCATGGGCCTGAAAATCCGCCGCAGTGAACTCAACATCGACCTGATCCTGGGCTCCAACTTCGACCTGCTCTACAAGCTCAAGAACATGGAAGTCGACGCGATCCTGATCTCCCTCGACGAACACGCCAACGACCCGGACTGCGAACAGATCGCGCTGTTCTCCGACGACATCTTCCTCGCCACCCCGGCCGACTCGCCCTTGGACCGCGCCCGCGAAATCGACCTGGCCGACGTGCGCGACGCGACCTTCATCACCCTCACCCAAGGCTTCGCCACCCACCAGGACGGCAACCGTGTGTTCAAGCAGGCGGGGTTCGAGCCGAAGGTGGCGATGCAGGTCAACGACATCTTCACGCTGTTGAGCATGGTCAGTTCGGGGGTGGGCTATGCGCTGCTGCCGGGGCGGATTGCCGCGGTGTATGAGAACCGCGTGAAGCTGATACCGCTGCAAGCCAAGTATCGCCTGCAGCAGCATATTGGGGTGGTGTTCCTCAAGGCCAAGGAGCGTGACCCTAATTTGCTGGCGTTGTTGGCCGAGTGCCGGATGTATGCCAACCGGCAGCTGACCGCCTGACACGCCGCCATCGGGGCAAGCCCACGATGGCGCCAGACCAGACAACGCACATCCGTCGTCAGCCCACCAACCCGCGCATCAGCAAAAACAACAACGACGGCCCCAGCAGACACCCCAGCGCCGTATAGAACGCCGCAGTCAGACAGCCATAAGGCACCAGTTTCGGATCGGTCGCCGCCAGCCCGCCCGCCACACCACTGGAGGTGCCCATCAACCCGCCGAAGATCACCGCACTGCGAGGATTGTTGAGGCCAATCAGCGGCGCCACGAACGGGGTCATGACCATTACCAGAATCGCCTTGATCAACCCGGCGGCAATCGACAGCGCCATCACCTCGGAGCTGGCGCCAATCGCCGCCCCTGTGACCGGCCCGACGATGTAGGTCACCGCGCCCGCCCCAATGGTGGTGAGGCTCACGGCATCGGTGTAGCCGAACGCCATGGCCACGCCGACGCCAGCGACGAACGATGAGCCCACCCCGACAAACAACGCCAGCACGCCCACAAACCCGGCGCGTTTCAGCTCATCCACACTCACGCCAAACGCCGTGGCGACGATTGCGAAGTCCCGCAGCATCGCCCCACCCAACAGCCCGATGCCCGATAACAGCGGAATATCCACCACCCCCTTGGAGCCACCCGTGAAGGCGCCGCCCACGTAAGACAGCACCAACCCCAGCAAAATGGCGATGGCCGAGCCATGCAGACGGCCCTTGGTGAAGGTGTCGGAGATCCAGTAGGAGACCCACATGGTCAGGCCGATTATCGCGAAACCGCTGATCAGGCCGTAGCCGGTGATCACTTTCATCATGGATTCGTACATGGCAATCACCCGGCTTCTTTGGTGGGAACAACCGCACTCGGCTCACGGTTGCCGATGCGTACCAGCACCGGCACCAGGGCAAAGCCCAGCACCACGGCCAGGGTCCCGGCCAGAATCGCCATGGGCCCGCCACTGATGGCGCCATACACATTTTGCTGGGCGGCCATGGCCACCACGATCGGAATATAGATTGCCCCCCAGAAGCTCACGCCCTGCTCCGATTTGCCGGTAAACAGACCGCGCTTGGCCAGGTAACTGCCCAGACCAATCAACAGCAGCATGGCGATACCCACCCCGCCGACGTTGGCCGGGATACCCAGCAACTTGCCTAACAGCTCACCGATAAACAGCCCTGCCAACGTGCAGAACGCCAAAAAAGCCACACCGTAAATAATCATTATTGTTGTCCTCAAAGTGCTCGATCGACATTGTTGTTTTTGTGCTTCGAAAGCCTTGGGTGGTGCTTTATCGGTGGCGGCGCTCCTCCTCTGTCAGCAGGGCCTGCAACGTATCCAGGCGCGCGCCTTCGCAGGCGATCACCGTGCCTTGTTCAAACACCCGGCGCGACAGCCCGGTGAGCACGGCGCCCGGTGGCAGTTCGATTTGCAGACGCACGCCGCGCTCGTAGGCGCTTTGCACGGTGCCGCGCCAGTCAACGATGCGGCACATGTTAAAAGCCAGGTCATCGCGCAGCTGTTCCGGGTTGTGCACCGGTCGCGCGCGGGTGCTGCTCAGGTAGGTGATGCGCGGCGCCTTGAGTGTCACAAAGGCCTGCGCCAGTGTCCGGGCCGGTTCCTCCAACAGCGCGCAATGGGACGGCACGCTCACGGCCAGGCGCCGGGCCACGCCATTACCCTTGATACGCTGGGCGACGCGGTTCATCGCGGCGTCGCTGCCGGCGATCACGGTCTGGTTATCGGCATTGATATTAGCCAGGTACACCGGTGTTTCGGGGCTGTGCACCTCGGCCAACAAGGTTTCAACGGTGGATAACGGCGGGCCGATGAGCGCGGTCATACCGTAGCCGTGCGGATAAGCCTGTTGCATCAATTCACCGCGCAGGCTGACCAGGCGGACTGCATCGGCAAAATCCAGCGCACCGGCGATCACCGCCGCCGGGTAGGCGCCGATGGACAGGCCCGCCACGTAATCCGGCGTGTGTTGCAGCAGACGCGCGTGGGCCACGCCGGCGATCAGCAGGCACAGCTGAACCGCGCGGGTCGACGCGAGGGCGTTCGCGCTATCGAGCAGGCGAACGTCTTCCCCCAAGGCATCGCTGGCTTCATCCAGGACGTCAGGGGATAACGACTGGAGCATGCCCGGCCGTTGCGCACCCTGTCCTGGAAACACCAGCAAGCTGCTCATGCCACGGCCTGCCAGGGGTCGAGGACAAGCTGCGCACCGCTGGCGGTTTTGAGCAGCACGCGCCGTGAGGGGCCGGCCCATTCGCGCAAGGCCACCGCGCCAAACGGGGTTTGCAATTGCAGGTCTACCGCGCACGGCGCCTTGTCCAATTTCGCCAGCAGCGCGCGGGCAAGCTCGCGCGCCAGCGGCTGCGGCGCACGCAGAATCAAATCCAGGTCGCTCAGGGCGTGCAACGCTTCAATGCCAGTGGCCAACTCAAAGCCGGCGCTGCCACTGACGCCCCAATTGGCCTGCGCCAGCACGGGTCGTAGTTGCTCCAGCGCCTGTAATGCCGGCAGGTCACGGGGCGAGATCACGCCGCGCAGCGCTTCAGGCACCACACGCCGACGCACGGCGGCAATCGGCATATGGGCTGCCAGGCGCTGCTCGCGCAAACGCCCGCGCACGCCCACCGCCACCTGGCCCGCCGGGGCAACGGCACGACGCACCACCACCGGGTGGCCGGCGCTGATAGCTTCCACCGCCCAGGCCGGTGCGTCGGCGGGCAGGTGCGCCGGGGTCATGCCCCAGAGCAAGTCGTGGGCGTTCACCATTGTTCCCGCAGCAGTTGGCGGACGTGACTGGAGGCCGCGCGGTGAGGGGCGCCGAGACGGCCGCTCAACTCACAGCCGTCCACGTCCTTGATCGCACTCACCAGGCACTCGCTGACTCGCGTCACATCCTCGGCCGTGGGCTGTTCGATCCGCCTGACCGACAAGGTCTCCCACAACAGGCCGAGGCTGGCGAAGCTGTCGATGTCATAGGCCATGGGCGGCACGCTGGCGGCCAGGGCTTCGAGTTCTTCTACGCTGCGCAGGGTCACCCGCGCCGCTGAAGCCTTGCCCATGGCGTGCACCATCACACCGGGATCGCGCAGGGCGATCAGGCGGTTGGCCTGGTAGCCGTGGGCCAGGAATGCACCGGACATGGCCTTGCCCACCAGCAGCGCGATCACCGGGTGCCCGGCCAGGCGGGCGCGGGCGTAGCTGTCGGCAGCGCCAGCCAGGGCCTGATGGATGCCGAGGGCTTCTTCGCGACGGCCATACGCCTGGCTTGGTACGTCGACGATGGCAATGATGGGGCGCTTGTCGCCAAGGGCAATGGCTTGATCCACCGCCTTGGCCAGGCCCCAGCCCTCGAGCAGGCCAACTTCGCCGTTGCGCGCACGGGGGAAACGGTTTTGCGCGTCGGTGACCACGGCAATGAAACGCACCGCCTGTTCACCCAACATGCCGTCGGCCACTTTCACTGAGTCCGGCAGCCCGGCGACGGGCGCGGCCCCCGCGCTCAACGCGTTAAACCACTGCAACCCTCTCATGAGCGTTCTCCCTGATACAGATCGCGAACCGTCGCCGGGTCGATTTGCGCGGTGGTGTCCAGTTCGGCCAGACGCGCGAGGTAAAAATCGGCCTGGCGACTGCGCTGCCGAGCGGGTACGCCTGCGTGCAACAACGTCGTGACGGTCTGCTGGATCTGCACCACGTCGTCGGCCACATAACGGTCGACCAGGGCACTGTTGAAACGCTGCTCACCCCCGGTGAGGCTCCAGATAAAAGGCCGGTCGCGTGAATCGTATTCTTCCAGGCCGGCTTCCTGTTCGATCACCTGCGGACCGTTCAGGCCCAGGCGGGCCTCACGGGTAACCACCAGGTAGCTGCACAAGCCGGCAGCAATCGACATACCGCCAAAGCAGCCCACGCTGCCCGCCACCACAGCAATCACCGGCTGGTACTGGCGCAGATCGACAATCGCCGCGTGGATATCGGCAATCGCCGCCAGCCCCAGGTTGGCCTCCTGCAGGCGCACGCCGCCGGTTTCCAGCAGCAGCACGGCACGGGTCGGCACGCCGTTGCGATTGTCTTCGGCAGCCAGTTCCAGCGCGCCGGCGATTTTTGCGCCGCCGACTTCACCAAGGCTGCCACCCTGGAAGTTGCCTTCGATGGCCGCGATCACCACCGGCAAGCCATCAATGCTGCCTTTGGCGATGATGACCCCGTCGTCAGCCTGGGGGACCACGCCTTGGCGGCTGAGCCAGGGCGACATGACACGTTGGAACGGGTCGAGCAGTTCACGGTAGGAGCCGGCGTCCAGCAAGGCCTTGGCCCGCTGGCGCGCACCGAGTTCGACAAAGCTGTGTTTGGCGAGCAAGTCAGTCATGGCCGATCTCCTCGAAACCCTGCTCCAGGCGCAAGCGCACCACACCGGGGGTGGCGCCGAAATCGTGGATATCAATGTTCAATGCCGGTGGCGTCTGCTCCTGGAAGATCCGCTCGAACAGGTGCTGCCAGCGTTGCTGCGCGCCATTGACCGAGGTCTGCACCTGGATGGTCAGGGTGCCGGGCACGCCCGGTTCCAACAGCACTTCCAGGTCGCCCGAGCCGACGCAACCCACCAGCGCACGGCCGGTAGGTGGCTGCCCGGCGGGGAATTCAAAGGATAAGGTTTCCATCACAACGCTCCGTCGAGGCGGTCGATAAACAGGCAGGCGGCCAACAGGTCGGCGGCGCCACCGGGGGAGGCATTCAGGGCCAGCAGTTGGTCATCCAGTTCGTGCAATTGGCGGCGCCCGGCGAGGGTCGCGCTGCCACCGGCATCCAGCACCGCTTGGGCACCGCGTTGCATCACGTGCAGGCCTTCGGGGCCGGCACGGTAGAGCACGCAGGTGTCGGCCAGCTCGGTCATGATCGCCAGCAGGGCGTCAAGCCGCGCGCTCTGTTCGCCGGCGTTCTGGCGGCGGCTCTTGTGCAGCTGCGGCAGGCCGCGTTGCGTCACCGCGGGAAAGCCCAGTTGCGCTTCTTCACGGGCCCCCCTGGCGCCATAACGCTGGGCGACTTGCGCACCGTGGCTCAGCGGTTGGGGTGCATAGCGGTCGTTGAGCAGGGCCAATCGGGCGGCCGTCAGGGTGACCGCGCGCGGCGCCAGGGCAGCGGCGGCGGTGAGCAAACCCAGCGCCCAGATCGCACCGCGATGGGTATTCACACCCTGGGTGGTGACGAGCATCGCCTGCTCACCTTCGCGGCCGATGCGCCCGAGCGCTTCGCGGAGCGGCAGGCCGACTTCCCCCAGCTCAATCGCGGCTTCAGCCATTTCCTTGAACATCGGCCACAAAGACAGCGCCGAGGCGTGCATCAGGCCCAGGTGCAAATCGCTGTGGGCGCCATTGCCGCGACGGTCCACCAGGGCGGGTTTAGGCGACAGGTCGGCTTCGTCGATCAGCGCATCGACCGCCATGTCGGCCAGGCGCTCGGCGAGGCTCAGTTCATGCAGTTCGAGAGCGCGCATCTACCAGCTCCTGAATTTGGCGGGCGGGTTGTACAAGCCACCGGACCACTCCACCAGATCGGCCACGCTTTTGGCGGCCAACAACTCGCGGGAGGCGTCGGTGCGGCGAATCCCCAGGTCCTCGGGCAAAGCGATCAGGCCTTCGCGGCGCATGCGCGCAGTGTCCTTGGGGTTGTGGCGCAGGCCGATGGCGGTCACTCCGGCGACGGCGGCGATCATCGCCTGGCGCTCTTCCAGGGAGCGCGCCTTGTACAGGTAGGCGATGCCTTCTTCGGTGAGCAGGTGGGTGACGTCGTCGCCGTAGATCATGATCGGCGCCAGGGGCATGCCGCTTTTGCGCGCCACCTCCACCGCATCCAGGGTGTCGACAAAGGTCGGTTTTCCGCCTTCCTGAAAGGTCTCGACCATTTGCACCACGAGTTTTTTGCCGCGTTCGAGCAAAGCTTGCGGCGCGTCGTCGTGGCGCATGTCCAGCCAGGCCGGGGTGCTGTGACGGCGGCCGCGGGGGTCGTGGCCCATGTTC encodes the following:
- a CDS encoding biotin-independent malonate decarboxylase subunit beta, whose amino-acid sequence is MTDLLAKHSFVELGARQRAKALLDAGSYRELLDPFQRVMSPWLSRQGVVPQADDGVIIAKGSIDGLPVVIAAIEGNFQGGSLGEVGGAKIAGALELAAEDNRNGVPTRAVLLLETGGVRLQEANLGLAAIADIHAAIVDLRQYQPVIAVVAGSVGCFGGMSIAAGLCSYLVVTREARLGLNGPQVIEQEAGLEEYDSRDRPFIWSLTGGEQRFNSALVDRYVADDVVQIQQTVTTLLHAGVPARQRSRQADFYLARLAELDTTAQIDPATVRDLYQGERS
- a CDS encoding malonate decarboxylase subunit delta, with amino-acid sequence METLSFEFPAGQPPTGRALVGCVGSGDLEVLLEPGVPGTLTIQVQTSVNGAQQRWQHLFERIFQEQTPPALNIDIHDFGATPGVVRLRLEQGFEEIGHD
- a CDS encoding triphosphoribosyl-dephospho-CoA synthase; translation: MRALELHELSLAERLADMAVDALIDEADLSPKPALVDRRGNGAHSDLHLGLMHASALSLWPMFKEMAEAAIELGEVGLPLREALGRIGREGEQAMLVTTQGVNTHRGAIWALGLLTAAAALAPRAVTLTAARLALLNDRYAPQPLSHGAQVAQRYGARGAREEAQLGFPAVTQRGLPQLHKSRRQNAGEQSARLDALLAIMTELADTCVLYRAGPEGLHVMQRGAQAVLDAGGSATLAGRRQLHELDDQLLALNASPGGAADLLAACLFIDRLDGAL